DNA from Fusarium falciforme chromosome 7, complete sequence:
ATGGCTTCTTCCAGCGCTTCGCGGAAGTGGTAACTTCGCCCGAGGTGTTTATTGTTTGATTCAAGAAGAGGAGCCACACCAAACTGCCTTCTGTCGCTAGAGTCTCGTTCTTGGTTCTGGTAGTCCTTCAACATTCCAATAGTAAGCCTCTCCCATTCATCAAATGCCCGATATGCATGTCCAAGAATACCAGGTAGCTTGGTCTTGAACCCCAATGTCGGAAGCCAAGGGAAGAGGATGTTGGCAAAGAACGTAGGAGGGCTTGACTCGAGCGCTTCAAGCATGTGTATTGTCTGGCTCGGATCATCGGGGATATCAGCATCTACAAGAAGCTTGCATATAATCTCGAGGCCCCATGCTCCAAACAGGTCGTAGACATTGGCGGTATTTGTTGGGGAGTCTGAGGCAGACTTGAGGAGGCGATTGATGAGAACATCCGTCCTCTGCAAGATGCTGGAAGCGTGTGAAGCGATTTCTTGTTGAGAATAGGTCTTTGCTTGAAGCTTTCGGCGTGATGAATGGTCTGCAGCGTTGCTTGAACTAGTTAGCAGAGGTGACGAGCCGATGTGGACAATGTACATACGTAACGGAAAAGACATTCCCATGCCCAAGGAAAGAAAAGGGCGAGTAGAACTTGGGATCCTTTAGGGCTTGCTTGTTTGTGTATATTCGTCGATACATTCTCCAGTCGGATAATGAGACCTCGTTGGGCCCAACACGAACGATAGGACCATATTTCTCGTGCAGTTGTCGCAAGACCTACAAGGCATCGGCTATTAGTAACGCGAAATGTACTGCGCACCTATGACTCACGTAGACTCGGTCGCTTTTGAAGGTGGATGGGAGGAAATACAAGGAAGTAATCCTGGCGAGAAAGGGACCGGGGACACcacgaagaggatgaagcaAGACTCGGTAGGTGCACTTGAGAAATAGTCAGTCGAGCCTATGGCTTCAAGGCATCTAAGCCCAGAGTTGTAATTGCATCGTACTTTAAGCACCGCGATTACTAGTAAGGCGGAGATGATCAGTGTAGAAATGGTGTACAGGGTTGCCTCCTTGCCGAGTTGGGTgacgacctcgacgacggACGGCATGGCGTTGGAACCAAGAGGCATTGGAAAAAGTTCTTCTCAGTATCAAATTGATTTAACTTCAAGAGCGAGATTTTCTAGGGTCGTAGAGCAATAAATGGGATACCTCCCTCGTTCTTTTGTGGCAATCATCCTATTCGGTGTCTCAACGTTGCAGCCGAATGCCATCACTTTCGGGTACCACACTGGTCACTCACAACGAGATTCTCTATTTCAAGCACGTCCTTTCCCTATCCAGAATATCAAGACTTAGACACTCTCTCCTGTGCTCTCCTGTTTTTAACTCCTTGATGATTTTTGCGTCCTAAATCTACTTTAGGGTCAATAGTCGTCATTCATCATCCACTCAGCCTCCATGACTCAAAGAACGGCCTGAAGGCTAAATGAATCTAATATCCGGTGACCTGGACCGTCAAGATGATCCATCTTCAGAACTGGACAGAATACAAGGATGCTCATCTTGAGTTAGTGCTCCAAGCTCCAACCCCGCGTTTCGGTTCATGGCCTCCGGTCGGCCCCAGATCCGGAGATTGTGGAGCCGGGCCTGCGTCGTTGCCCTTTGCTTTAACCGAGATGAGGTGATTTGAATCTATATCTAAATCTTGGAGTCTGATGGATCTAGAGACATCactctcatcatcgccacctTGCCATGTTGCTGTGACCACCCTGCTGGACGAAGCAGGACCTGATCGGACCCTGTCTGTGGTGGAGGTGAAGTCTACCTACAACTATTGGAGTCTTGCATGACTTCGTGCCAAAAAAGACAAAACAGCTGGTCCCTGCAATATGAAGCTGCGGAATTTGGCAAGTATTGACAAGATGCAGCTGGGCGGGAGGTCGATGTTGGTGCCAAGTGTTGCCAATGTGGTGACGTGGTCTCCGAAGCTCTAGGTTGGCCCAGCTCCCTCACTCAAGTCAGTGGAAGAGGACCCCTAACAAGGATTTGGAGTATAGCAAGCGAACCAGTTCAGTTAATTTGAGTACAATGACAATGGCACTGGCAAAAGGGGTCTGAGGCTTTATCATGTCCTGGCCGAGCTGAGAGGTTCTCAGCTTAATGTGGCCTGCGCCAGCAGTCTCAGGCCTAGACCCAGCCACAATTGGCTAGTGAGAGTCTTGATATTCGTCCTTTCTTGAACAAGAATAGCCAACTGCACTTTTTATGGGTAACTCTTTGGCTAAAATGCGGGGCCAAGCTCCCTTTCAACTGTGGTCCCGAAAGGGCTGGACTGACAAAGGTCGAGAACAAATGAAGGGACTCGCCCACTCGGGTCAAAAACTGGCATTTTCTCTTGGCTGTTGGCTCTTCTGGGTCTTTCAAGTCTGTTCAAATGTCGCTACAGGACATGTCATCGGCCCCCATTCCATCTCATCTGATGACTGGACGGCTGACATTTGACACTTTACAAGGGACCCTGTGATGGCTGGCTCGGCAGAGCTCAATAGAGCGAGTCCATTGTCTAATGGGAAGCCTTGGAAGGCATCCCCCGCATTGACTTATCTGATACCCCACCGGCAGTTCAGGCGAGGCTCCAAGCTCTCAGCTCCCTGACTGCCTGGCTATATGAAGCCTTGTCAGTCCCCATCCTTGAGATGAGATCTGCAAGCTTCTTTTCATCAATACGGCCAGCATCCAGCCACTAAGGAGGTCTGATCATTCCAATTTATCTTGTGCATCAACGTCTGTCCTTGGTCTACAACATGGCTCCCGACGGAATAAATTCCGAAAAGAACCCTGTGGCGAGCGAGAAGCCCGACAGCGAGGGACAGACCATGCATCTCGACAGAGTCCCATCAGAAGATGGAGACAACTATGAGGGACTCACGGCAACATGTGTCATTGTCTATCTTGTAAGTCACCTCAATCACGGCAGCTTGTAGAGTACTGACACAACAGGCCATTCTTGCGGTTGGTTTTGCCGAGATGATGGTCATTGTTTCTTCAGGCAACGTACGACACCCAGAACGAACACTTCTATAGATGTTTACTAACATTCAGTGGCATAGCTCGCACGAAGCATGGTTGCCGATATTGGCGGCAGCGATAAAACACAGTGGATATCACAGTCTGTTCCTATCGTCAACCTCGCCTTGGGTGCTCCAGTTGCCCAAGCCGCTGATTACTGGTAGGAGATATCTTGGCTTAGTCCTTGACAACAAGCTGACTTGTCAAATCACAGGGGCCGAAAATGGTTCCTCGTCATTTCCTGCGCCTTTGCCGTTGTTGGCAGCGTCATCGTCTCTCGAGCCACCAACATCGACATGGCATTGGCCGGCAACGCTCTTGCCAGCATCTCCACGTCCGCTCAGCCCCTCCTCTTCGCCGTCGCCTCCGAGATCCTGCCTCGACGATATCGTCCCGCTGCTCAAGGCGGTATCACTGGTATCTTTGCCGTTgctgccatcgtcgctctcATGATGGGTAGCGCCGTGACAAAGGACAATCCCTCCGGGTGGCGTATCGTATGGTACTTCAACACTGGCCTGTTTCTCTTCACGGCCCTCGTCGTCATGTTTCTGTATAATCCGCCTCCACGACCAGAGCAGGTCAACTTTACACTGAGGGAGAAGCTCAGGAAACTCGATTGGGTCGGCATCATCATGCTTCCTGTCGCCGTTACTGTCCTTTGCATTGGGCTTACCTGGTCTGAGAACCCCTTCCCGTGGAGCAACGCTCACGTCGTCGCCCCCTTCGCCATTGGCATTGTTCTCGTCATTATCCTTGCTCTGTACGAAGTCTTCGTGAAGAAGGATGGGCTCTTCCACCATAAACTCTTCAACCACGACCGAAATGCTTCCATCGCATTGTTCTTGATCTTTGTTGAGGGAATGGCGTTCTTCGTGGCCAACTCCTATGTGCCCCTGGAAATGTCGGTTCTGTTTGAGACAAATCCGGTCTTGGTCTGCCTCAACTTCTCCATCGTCTTCATCGGAGCTGTTGTTGGTAGCATCATTGCTTCTATCTATTGCTCATGGAGCAGGCAGTTGAGGTGGCCCTTGGTTGTCTCCTACATTGGATTCGTCATCTTCTACGGTAAGAGAGCTCCCTGGTACCAGATATCCACATACTAAGGACATACAGCAACAATGATGTCTGTCGGATTTGGCGATGGAAAGAATATCTGGGGCTTCAACATCTTCCTCGGTCTCGGTTTCGGCGGCTGCTTGACTTGTATCGTCGTCGCAGCGCAGTTCAGTGCTCCGCCCGAGCTCCTCTCCATCAGCAGCGGTGCTCTTATCACTGCCAGGTCCGCCGGTGCCTCAATCTGCTTTGCTATCTGCaacgccatcttcaactcaCAGATCACAAAGAACCTCCCCAAGGACATTGCCAAAGCTGTTCTTCCTCTTGGCCTTCCTCCTCAGTCTCTCGGGCCGTTCATTCAAGCCTTGGCTGATCACAACGACAGCGCCTTTGCTACCATTGAGGGTGTCACCCCGCAAATCATCCAAGCCGGAGCTCATGGTCTCCAACAGGCCTACATCACATCACTTCGTCCTCTCCATGGCTTCGGCCTGGCATTATCTGCAATCGCTGTCATCGGTAAGCACCTGACAATATTATGTACCTGAAACGACGTGGCAAGACTAACCGACTGAATAGCATCTTTCTTCATTATTGATCCCAAGCACGATTTCAATATGAATGTCGACGCACCACTTGATGCGCCCAAGGAGCACCCCAAGAAGCAAGTCAATGCTTGAGCGCTGTGGTGGATATGGGTTGCCTCGCCGATGGTATCTAGGTAGCAAATTCATCGCAACTGAATCATATTGCTTTTTCTAGACATGAAAAACTTTGCACACTCTACTACTCGGGCTTCCTGCCCCAAACAAAGTGCACCGGGAGGTAGAGGTGAATAGATGGGTCTTGaagctccttcttgaccttggccatAAACACTCGAATCTCTTCGATGTTCCAGCCGAGGACCTGGCTGAAGAGCTGGGGTGTGTATGAGTCGACAACTTGCAGCTCTTGAATCGACTGGTATCTTCcgatctccttgagcttcggGTCCTTGGGCCACGCGCCAATAGGCAGCTAGGTAGGTTAGCAAGGTAACTTGAATCAATGCATTTCCTGAGGAGTTAACACGTACCTTGCGCACTTCGTGCTTGACGTCGACAAATCCAGCCTCAATCACCTTGTCCTTCCAGCTAGGTGCACTGTTCAATGGCTTGCCAAACTTCACACTGGCGTCCCTCAGGGTCTGCATCCATTGCTGTGCGTTGGTGGCCTTCTCAAGCGTGCCGTCGTCAGACACAAAGCGAGCCTCGACGCCCTGGAATTCGATGTATCCGTTGGGTACTAGAGATTTGAAGACCCTTTGGAAAAGGAGGAGGTCGTCAGATATGCATCCCTCCAGCTCGCGACCATGGATGAAGTCGAATTGCTTCTTGTAAACCCAGTCATCTTCAAAGTCGTCAACTTCAAAGACACAGTTTGGGGGTGTCCTAGCCAAGGTATTAGTAGGATACAGACCAGTGGATATTTATGGGTACAGCACGTACCATTGGGGCTGGATGGGGCTGAGATCGGTTCCAATCACTTCTGCTGATTGGTGTTCACTGAGTGACACGGGTTAGCTGGATACCCCTTAACTAATCCAATATCCAGAGCTTACTCTGCGGCATCCATGGCCCAGATACCTGTGCCGGTTCCCAAATCGAGAATGCGCTGAGGGCTCTTGCTAATGGGAGCAAGGTAGAGCTTCCCGTCAAGAAGGAGACTGTAAATGTGGTGAACCAGGTCCATTCGGTCctgttcctcctcatcgtttGGCTGTTGCAAAATGTCAGCTTTGGTCCTCAAATAATTACTAGAAGATTTACCAAGATATAAGTGCCTTCACGGAACGCATGATAGCGGCGTCCATTCTATGGCGTGGTCAGCATGCAGCAGACAGTCCTTTTCATTATCCATACCTCgtatctaagtaataccaTTCCAAGTCAGAAATCCGATTGTTCACAGGTGAATGCTGATAGAATACTCACCTGTAGTTGTAAATGCTCGATTTCAGGGAGGAGAGATAGCTAGAGGATCCCTCTCTATTGGAGAGATAAGTCAAAAAGTTGAGAAAAATGAAGCTCATGAAACTCACGAGCCATCAATAACGGAGTCGGCCTCTTCTAAAGTATCCTGCTAGTGTGTTAGAGACATTTTCGAGGTATCATCCATATAACTCACATCTACTTCCAAATGGGCCTCATGCTGTGGCTCCTCCTGGGCGGCTGAAGCGACCGCCGGCTCTTGAGTTTGTTGACTAGCCATGATTCACGTAATTCGCGTCGTCTGAAGCAATTTCCAGTATGCGGGAATAGGAACAATATTTATCGTCCAGATGACTGGAATGTTCTTATACGTTGCATCTTTTTCCCCGCTCTGCGCGTCACGCGTTTAATGGGCTCAACTCTCTGCACGTCTTTTACCAAGACCAGTTGGAATGCGAGCCGGTCGTCCGTATGACCCAGTCCAAGCTCTGCAAGCCAACTGTTTTGGCAAAGGGTTCCACCGAAAGCTCCGCAAAGAATGGAACCTCTCCCTTTTTCTTTGCAAGCTGTCAACCTGACATTGCGGACTCGGGTGTAACCATGTGTGTTACGGGGCATACAGTTCTTACTTCCAAGCCGCAACCGGGAATAATCTGACACGTTCCGAGCCAATAGCTGAAAAGAATGGCATGTTTTTCCCCTTGAACTGGTGTTCCGTTTGCGAGATAGACTACGAGTCAAGGTCTCACCGCTGTGGGGATGAAGCGGGGGCCACCAAAGTCCTTGACGTCGTCAGCTCCAGCGACCAACCAGAAGGGATCTGTGTCTTGGCTAGATATAAAAGACTGGTTTTAGAGTTGTAAAAATTTTTCAGATAAAGTTTTCCAAGTCGGAGAAGGAATTTATTGAGCTTGTTAGCCCTAGTGACGGCTCTTTGTCTGAGGGAAATGGGTCGCCAAGGTTCCTCGAGCCATGGTTTGAACGCGTCGAATCTAAGAGAATTCATGCTATATGAGCATAAGTATCCGAGACAAAAGTGACCGGAACTGTGACTTGGGCTGTGATCTCTTGCTTTCGAACTCGTTCGCTCTTTTTCGGAATCATGCATTGTGGATGGAAAGATGCAGTTGTTCAAACAAAATCCAATAGTCTATGCCCGCAAAGCCACCAAGACATGTATGTACATGCCGTTTTGGAATGAGATGTATAGTTTGCCATTAGATGTTGACATGGCGACTTTTTACCTTCGATTGGCTACATGTGTTCACTCGTCGTCGAACCTGAACAACGAAATCGCCGCTCGTATTGGCCAGCTAATCAATAGAGTTTCCCGCAACTGGTATTGATGAACCTTGAGACGTGTAGGTTGAGTCCGAGTGGCCTAGTGGAAATCAAGGACGCATTAGGTAGCCTTCGAGTAGATCATCACTTGCTATAACAATATGATACACTCAAGCCCATCCTTATCTCAAGCTCCACACTTTCTACCGCGATAAGCATGTTCCCAGATGGAGGCGTCAGTCTTAGCAATTACGGCCCGCTCAATGGCGTTGACTTAATCTCAGCCTCATAACTGCCGACACCATGACCCGCCTCGATAAAAATTCCTCCTCCACGTAGAGGTTGATTCTACGTAATGATGACCAGATCACCTGGGGGAAGCGTATTTCACTTGTATGATAGAGCATGTCGTGAGCTGAACGGTTTCCTCCCCCAACATTTTGCATGTTCACTGTGACGGTACAGCCACCAAACGCAATCGGTCTACCGCCGACAATACTCATCGCGTAGCGGCACTTGTAATATATCTAGTCATTATTATAGAGCCCTACTAATCCATTCAGTATCATACGGTTATTCATATGCGTAAGCGACAATAACTATGTTCGGCAAAGCAGAAGGGAATACAAATGTTGAACGATACGCCGAACTACCCTATTGCACAGACGGAACCTTCGGAATGTGGGACGTGACTGAGACCCAACCAATAGGCGAATGGAGAAACGCCCGGCTCATGATTCAGCCTCCAGCACGGCACGGCACATTCAACGGGTGTGGCGTATTTATCCGCCATGGAGAAAATAATTACCGTTATCATTCTGCGGAGCCGGTGAAATACGCATATAACACTGGCCCATGACCTTAGAGTTCAATAGTCTCTCAACTCTTGTTTTCCCCCCCGAGTGTCTTAATCCAGGCTACGTGTAGCTCCCGGTCAGCCACAACTGCAAAGACAGGGAGTTGAGACAATAGCCGAGGCCTCGACTCGCGGGGAGTCGGGAAGCTCTTGGTTCCGCCTTCGCGACGGTCTCTCGAATCGGCAATTGTTCCATGGATTCCCCACCTGACCACGGACACCTTCTACATGCGGCGTAGTACTGAAACCCACCGTATGTACGGACCGAGAGCTTGGACAACGGGACGCGGTGGAATCGATCGGTTCCTTCGGCAGAGCAGAACCAGCggagaaaggaaaggaaaaagGAGGAGAATTTTGATGCACAGACGAGATTGACAAAAGCGAAGAAGAATTATTTGTGTGGCTACCGCATCATGTTGCGCTGTGAGGCGCTGAACACGGCATGAGCAGAATTCCCATCATCAGATGTCTCATGCTTGCTACTCGTGACGTGAATATCAGTTTTACGCATAATGCCCGGCACATCCTCTGCCGAGCCCAACACACCATCAGAACTGTCTCCATCTCTCTGGTCAACACCACTCCCCAGGGCCTGAATACCACTGCGACGCGACAGATTCTTGCGCCAGTTCGATTGCAGAGCGTACCCCGAATCTCCTCCCTTGGACCTGCTCCGGCTTCGACTTCCCACTCTGGATTGCTCATTGAAGTACCTCACTAGCGGAGCGAGTGTGGGGACCGAGGCCACGATGATGCCGAGGTTGTTTTCTACCGTAGACCACATGATGAGGGGCCCTGAGTCGATGAGGTTGGAGAGAGATTTGATGGTTTGTATACGGACGATCTGGATGACGGAGATGAATGTACCCATAGCGAAAAGACCGAGGAGGACTGTCTTCTTTCGATTCGGAATTTGTAGCTTCATAAGCGTTGGGAAGGGAACGAGCATGCTAAGATATTGTAAGCACGGGAGCTCAAGGCAGAGGTCGAGAAATCTTACACTACCACGTCAAAGaccatggtgatggaggccATCGCGGTATACATGGGCACTCCGTCGATACAAGATCCTCCGGTAACGCTGGCATCCCACTGCTTGCGGACCTAAATGGGCATCGTCTTTAGCAATGTGAACAGACCTGTCAGCAACAAAATGCACTCACGGGCGTGCACAGATTGACCTGGGccatcaagaaggaaaaatGAAACATGGTACAGGCGACTGCGACAATCACAGTTACCTTGTACCAAAAGCCTGCAGCCATGAAGCGCAGGTAGCTCAAGAGAAGGCTGAGCTTGAATCCAAGAATGCTCGAAATGTAGCTATCGCGGGATGAGTATTTCGATCGACGACGAGACGTGGCATCTTACAAAGGTGCACCGATGAATTGTAACTGCGCGAGTGGTGAGTATCTGTCCCGTAACACCGTGATAGAGACAAGCGACTTACCAGAAGAAAGTTGTAGTAGTTTTCCTGAGGCATGTCTTCAAGGTTCTTGAGTCCGAGACCGTACTTCGTTTCTGTTTCTCTTTAGCCATGCTGCTCTTGGTAAACCATCAAATGCGGGCATCTTACGGATAATCGTCACAACCGCGAACCCACAGCTGGCAAACTGATCGACAAAGAGCCTCAGTCAGCAGGGATTCCAACGACCCAAGATCACGGTTCTTACCCATGTTGCAATAATGATCCAGTCATCTGGTTCCCCGAAGGATCAGCGTCAGCCCAGGGTCTCTCCCACGTGTAAGACGGGATTTGCTGCATACCTGATCCGAAAGCTTTTACCATGAAGCCTCTGACGTAAACGCGCATAAGAACCACAAGAAGTGCAACGGCCGTAAACACAATGGCCAAGGATGAGATCTGGGGGCCAGAGGTGGGAGCATCCTCTGGCGCATTGTATGTCCACCCAGCCATGGCTGCCGTGTGAAAGAAAGAGGCACTCGACGAAAAGAATGAAGAAAATGAAAAAAGGTCTGGAAGGAATGGGTTACGCCGAGGGAAATAAACGAGCGCAGAAGGGCGTCTTCGTGTTCCTGTCACTCACCAAAGGGGTGCATCAATGGTGCGGCGAGAAGCCACAAAGTAACGCAATTCAGGGCAGCTGCCGCAAGAGTTCCATCCAGACTGCAAAGTACCCCTCGGTGAATGAAACCATTCTAGAACTGTTCGCCACTACTCGGCATTTGATAAGCCACCCGAGTCTATCACAAAGCAAACGTCGTGTGGTTCTAGGCATGGTCCCCTCCTCGTGGCCCCCAAGAAAGATCCAATCTCCGGTAGTTGCTGCATGTGAAAAGGGAGACCCGACAGACCGGGTAGGAATCCCTATTCCAGACGTCAAAAGAGGCCAATGACGATGGGTCCCAAGGTTCTTGGCCAGGGGTCTTTTCTAGTCTCGGGTCGGTGACAGGCCCGAATATCGTTAGCCAAGAAACTGGACCCCGTCGTGTTAGTGACATCTCTAACTTCCGCGTCAACACAATAGAGCGACGCTAACACATGGAATTTCCTAATGCGCTCTCTTGCAGACGGAGATACGGGTGAGCCTAGACTACGGCTCCCTGTTCGAACTGACCATAATACCCGTCAGTCAAGAATGACCCGGCCGACCCGTTCATGCAGATTGAAATTAATATCGCAGGAGGCATCACTTCAAAAAGGGCCTATTTCTTTTGGCCTTCCTCCTTTGCTTTCTGCCCACTCCCTAGTCTTGTCCCGTCCCTGCTCTTATCCCCCCTCCCTTGTTACAACCTCTGCAAGGTCCTGAGACACTAAAGATGCGCATCGAAACTCTCTTGATCGGGTCTTTTGCGGCCACGGTCCTCGGAGCAGCTGTGGGAAGCTCTAGCTGCAAGTGCTTCCCCGGCGACAAGTGCTGGCCCTCTGACAATGAGTGGAAGAGCCTCAACTCTTCTGTGAATGGCCGGCTCATCAAGACTGTGCCCCTGGGATCGCCCTGCCACGATCCCACTTACGATGGAGAGGAGTGTCAGTACCTGCAGAGCCAGTGGCAGTCACCTGGAATCCAGTAAGTGATATCTTGCATGTTCTGATGCACGCTACCTGCAGCACCTGCATGTGTGGGTGTGTAGCCACTTGTGGCACCACCATGCAAATCCCCTACCTGATCCGTCCTGATGGTGCATCAATCTAATACGGTTTCTAGCATggactcctcctcgtccatcatggccccATGGTTCGCCAACCAATCATGCGATCCTTTTCAGCCTCAGTCCCGTCCTTGCACTCTTGGCAACTACGTTCGTTACGCTGTCGATGTCCGAACCACAAGTGACAtcgtcaacaccatcaacttTGCTCGTAACAACAACATCCGCCTCGTTATCCGCAACACTGGACATGACTACAACGGCCGCTCGACCGGTGCTGGTGCCCTCTCCATCTGGACTCACCATCTGAAGGACATCACGTTCAAGGATTACGATGCCAACGGTtacaagggcaaggctgtCACCATCGGTGCCGGCGTCCAGGGCTTTGACATCCTCGCTGCTGGCCACAAGGCCGGATACGTTGTCGTCGGAGGCGAGTGCCCTACAGTTGGTCTTGCTGGTGGATATACCCAGGGCGGTGGCCACTCTGCTCTCAGCTCGAGCTTCGGTCTCTCGGCTCAGAACACGCTCGAATACCAAGTCGTCACTGCTGACTCTGGACTTGTCACTGCTTCACGAGAGCAGAACTCGGATCTCTTCTGGGCTCTgaacggtggtggtggcggcaATTGGGGTGTCGTCGTCTCCATGACCGTCAAGGCCTTCCCCGATACCAAGATCGGTGGTGGAACCCTGGGTTtcttcaccaccaacaacgaTCAGGCGACCTTTTACGAGGGTATTGAGGCTTTCCACTCTAAGCTCCCTGCTATGGTCGATGCTGGTTCTATGGTTGTCTACTACTTCACCAACACCTTCTTCCAGATCGCTCCCTTGACAGCCTacaacaagaccaaggaggaggttcAGGCCATCATGAAGCCGTTTGTTCTGGCGCTGAACGATCTCGGAATCAACTATACCGTGGGTTACGACCAAGCCGACTCTTACTATGACCACTACGACAAGTACTTTGGCCCCCTGCCTGTCGGCAACATTCAAGTCGGCATTGCCCAGTACGGTGGCCGCCTCATTCCCCGCGACACCATTGTGAACAACAACTCTGCCCTTATGGAGACTGCCAAGAGCATAGTTGAGCAGGGTGTTACCTGGATTGGCGTTGGTACCAACGTTGCCCCCTTCAGCAACCCCGGCACTCAGGCCGTCCTCCCTGCCTGGAAGAACACTCTGGTGCATGCCACTCTGACCACTCCCTGGAGCTTTACTGCTCCTTGGTCTGACATGCTCAGCCTGCAGAACCTCATGACGGAAAAGATCATGCCTGAGATCGAAGCCGTGACACCTGGCAGCGGTGCCTACATGAACGAGGCCGACTTCCGTCAGCCCCGGTTCCAACAAGAGTTCTTTGGAAGCAACTATGCCAAGTTGCTCTCTATCAAGAAGAAGTGGGATAAGAACGGATTCTTCTATGCTTTGAATGCGGTTGGAAGTGAGCAGTGGTCTGTTGCTTCTGATGGAAAGATGTGCAAGGCCAAGTAAGCTGGTCGTCAAATGCTTCCTGTACAAAGACTTCGGGGGATGTCGGCCGCAGCACTCTTAACGTTGGAATCCataaattattaactaatGTGTCTCTCGCAATCGAACTCGATGTTGATTCACTTTAGAAATAGCATGACTCATGTCTCGCCCAATTTGAGCTTTAATTCATTCAGCCAGTGTCCATGTGTATCAAGCCCTAAATGCCCCAAAGTGATGATGAGAGCGCCCCAATTCAGAAGATCCGCCGCGTTTTCTTTGCTCCTGCTTGAAACTCAGAGTGACCTTGTCGTCATGTTTTTTAAGCTTGTAAAATAACATATTGTCTATCTGTTAATTTCGTAGGTGTAACTGTTGCCGCCAGCTAAGCCTAGTACTAGCCGCAAGCAGTGAGAGGGCTGTGGAAGGAGAATTAGTCACAAGTTTAGACCTTTATGTAATATTTTAGCTCAGTAATGTTGAATTAGTAGTTTACACTTCATAGGCCCTATGGCACGCTGGATTTTCACCTTCCCTGCGTTCTTGTTTCGGCTGTCAACTGAGGTCATAAAGAAAAGACCCAAAGACCTGGGTTATGGCTGTCAATTTCCAATTCAACAAATAACTATGCATTGTTTTCATATTTGACGAACTAAGGGGTGCCTTGCCCCGCTTGGTCAGCGGGTGAATGCAGCGGATGTTTGTGACACGCCTTGGCTTCCGCGTCTCCGTACCATGTGGTTACACTGCTGTTGTGCCGTCTAACCGGTTCCCCAGACTCTGAAGCCAATAGAGGAGTTTGCTATAGACATACTAATAGCTTTCCGGTAAAGACGGGAACGGGCACACTGCGTGGAACCTACAACAGCGGCACGTTTCCGCCCACAAGGTTCCCGCTCCCTGAATCCCTCAATCCTACGCTGGCATGGTTGGTAAACTTCCTAGCTCTTCCGGGGAGTGACCAGTGGGTCTCTGCGTGTTCGAATGCAGCCACGATGCGGACAGTAGGAACTAAAATCCTTCTGAGGCTGGTGACATCCTTCTCAGTGGATCTCGAGACCTGGTCTCCATTCACGAAGGATGGCA
Protein-coding regions in this window:
- a CDS encoding FAD-binding PCMH-type domain-containing protein, translated to MRIETLLIGSFAATVLGAAVGSSSCKCFPGDKCWPSDNEWKSLNSSVNGRLIKTVPLGSPCHDPTYDGEECQYLQSQWQSPGIHMDSSSSIMAPWFANQSCDPFQPQSRPCTLGNYVRYAVDVRTTSDIVNTINFARNNNIRLVIRNTGHDYNGRSTGAGALSIWTHHLKDITFKDYDANGYKGKAVTIGAGVQGFDILAAGHKAGYVVVGGECPTVGLAGGYTQGGGHSALSSSFGLSAQNTLEYQVVTADSGLVTASREQNSDLFWALNGGGGGNWGVVVSMTVKAFPDTKIGGGTLGFFTTNNDQATFYEGIEAFHSKLPAMVDAGSMVVYYFTNTFFQIAPLTAYNKTKEEVQAIMKPFVLALNDLGINYTVGYDQADSYYDHYDKYFGPLPVGNIQVGIAQYGGRLIPRDTIVNNNSALMETAKSIVEQGVTWIGVGTNVAPFSNPGTQAVLPAWKNTLVHATLTTPWSFTAPWSDMLSLQNLMTEKIMPEIEAVTPGSGAYMNEADFRQPRFQQEFFGSNYAKLLSIKKKWDKNGFFYALNAVGSEQWSVASDGKMCKAK
- a CDS encoding MFS domain-containing protein; translation: MAPDGINSEKNPVASEKPDSEGQTMHLDRVPSEDGDNYEGLTATCVIVYLAILAVGFAEMMVIVSSGNLARSMVADIGGSDKTQWISQSVPIVNLALGAPVAQAADYWGRKWFLVISCAFAVVGSVIVSRATNIDMALAGNALASISTSAQPLLFAVASEILPRRYRPAAQGGITGIFAVAAIVALMMGSAVTKDNPSGWRIVWYFNTGLFLFTALVVMFLYNPPPRPEQVNFTLREKLRKLDWVGIIMLPVAVTVLCIGLTWSENPFPWSNAHVVAPFAIGIVLVIILALYEVFVKKDGLFHHKLFNHDRNASIALFLIFVEGMAFFVANSYVPLEMSVLFETNPVLVCLNFSIVFIGAVVGSIIASIYCSWSRQLRWPLVVSYIGFVIFYATMMSVGFGDGKNIWGFNIFLGLGFGGCLTCIVVAAQFSAPPELLSISSGALITARSAGASICFAICNAIFNSQITKNLPKDIAKAVLPLGLPPQSLGPFIQALADHNDSAFATIEGVTPQIIQAGAHGLQQAYITSLRPLHGFGLALSAIAVIASFFIIDPKHDFNMNVDAPLDAPKEHPKKQVNA